The Brassica napus cultivar Da-Ae chromosome C7, Da-Ae, whole genome shotgun sequence genome has a segment encoding these proteins:
- the LOC106357989 gene encoding probable LRR receptor-like serine/threonine-protein kinase At1g29720 isoform X4, translated as MLIVFSIIFPFFTIITSFLAISTSVSSILHQDELNALKKIATTLGINGLNLSYGDPCHLGYLKMIPEVAIVSNRELRNNTIDCDCSFNNNTTCRIINIDLCRNYLSGSIPMEWASLPNLTYIRVSDNNFDGTIPAYIGNWPRLQKLYLYASGLKGPIPDEIARLENLTNLFITDTSGINIFPYISSQAIETLILRNVSLSGPIPSYIWNMPKLKILDLSFNNLTGDVHGGRAPAYTYLTGNRLSGEVESGVFLKSNAQIDLSYNNFSWWPSCQENSNINTYRSSYLNNLTGILPCAGPINCTSYQRTLHINCGGDNIVITKSSHKITYQADNTKTKAATNQQFKDWGISNTGEFFSDGHTKESSNTDDTYIISTSLRLSGDSPDIYKTARRSPLSLVYYAFCMENGTYSVKLHFMEIQFSDQELYSRLGRRIFDVYVQGVLFLRDFNIKEAANGTLKPVFKTVSANVTNNILEIQLYWAGKGTTLIPERGNYGPLISAISLCHSSMEPQCGAMKTELDTNYPLIFGVVGSLIAVTLLAFGLYTQKICIRDKYTRERDLRAQGVQTVCFTWRQLEAATNNFDQANKLGEGGFGSVFRGELSDGTIIAVKQLSSKSCQGNREFVNEIGMISGLNHPNLVKLYGCCVEKNQLMLVYEYMENNSLALALFGKSSLKLQWEVRQNICVGIARGLEFLHEGSMIRMVHRDIKTSNVLLDADLNAKISDFGLARLHEEEHTHISTKIAGTVGYMAPEYALWGHLTEKADVFSFGVVAMEIVSGKSNMKRKGSDDHVSLINWALTLHQRGDIMEIVDPVLQGDFNSKEAVRMIKVAFLCTNSSPSLRPTMSEAVKMLEGEINIREVMSDPGLYGHNWSISNLINIDTHGSSSVSGVAHQTATTMQSSVSGSDLYPFCNESMILNSTAEFSSSPI; from the exons ATGTTGATCGTCTTCTCAATTATTTTCCCCTTCTTTACAATCATCACAAGCTTCTTAGCAATCTCAACATCTGTTTCATCAATTCTTCATCAAGATGAGT TGAATGCTCTAAAGAAGATAGCCACTACACTTGGTATCAACGGATTGAACCTAAGTTATGGAGACCCTTGCCATTTAGGATACCTAAAGATGATTCCCGAAGTTGCTATTGTTTCGAATCGGGAGCTTAGAAACAACACCATTGACTGTGATTGTAGcttcaacaataacacaacatgTCGTATAATAAACAT aGACTTGTGTAGAAATTACCTTTCGGGCTCAATCCCAATGGAGTGGGCTTCGCTGCCAAACCTTACTTATAT TAGGGTAAGTGACAATAACTTTGATGGTACCATCCCAGCATACATTGGCAACTGGCCTCGGCTTCAAAAGCT ATATCTATACGCGAGTGGACTAAAAGGACCAATACCTGATGAAATAGCGCGCCTAGAAAATCTTACTAACTT GTTTATCACTGATACGAGTGGGATTAACATCTTCCCATATATATCGAGCCAAGCCATTGAAACCCT GATTTTGAGGAATGTGAGTTTGTCTGGTCCGATTCCTTCTTACATCTGGAATATGCCAAAACTAAAGATTCT TGATTTATCATTCAACAATTTGACTGGTGACGTTCATGGAGGAAGAGCACCAGCATATAC ATATTTGACTGGAAACAGGCTTTCTGGAGAAGTTGAATCTGGTGTTTTTCTCAAAAGCAACGCTCAAAT TGATCTCTCTTACAACAATTTCTCATGGTGGCCTAGCTGCCAGGAGAATAG TAACATTAACACATACCGGAGCTCATACTTAAACAATTT AACTGGGATTCTTCCATGTGCTGGTCCAATCAACTGCACGAGCT ATCAGCGAACACTACATATAAACTGTGGTGGAGACAACATAGTTATTACAAAATCTTCTCATAAAATCACTTATCAAGCTGATAACACTAAAACCAAAGCCGCAACAAATCAGCAATTCAAAGACTGGGGAATTAGTAACACAGGGGAATTCTTCTCAGATGGTCATACGAAAGAATCAAGTAACACAGATGACACGTACATCATTTCAACTAGTTTAAGATTATCTGGGGATTCCCCTGATATCTATAAGACGGCACGTCGATCTCCCCTATCTCTAGTTTATTATGCGTTTTGCATGGAGAATGGAACCTACAGTGTGAAACTCCATTTTATGGAGATCCAGTTTTCAGACCAAGAACTATACAGTCGTCTTGGCAGACGCATATTTGACGTTTATGTTCAG GGAGTATTGTTCTTGAGGGATTTTAACATCAAAGAGGCGGCTAATGGGACTCTGAAGCCTGTTTTCAAAACAGTGAGTGCGAATGtgacaaataatatattagagATTCAGTTGTACTGGGCTGGTAAAGGAACAACACTTATTCCTGAAAGAGGAAATTATGGTCCTCTTATCTCTGCTATCTCCTTGTGTCACAGCA gTATGGAGCCACAATGTGGag CAATGAAAACAGAACTTGACACCAATTATCCACTAATTTTCGGGGTAGTGGGTAGCTTGATAGCAGTTACTCTCTTGGCTTTTGGATTATACACTCAGAAAATATGCATACGAGACAAGTACACACGAGAAAGAG ATTTGAGAGCACAGGGTGTGCAAACCGTTTGCTTTACTTGGAGGCAACTGGAAGCTGCAACAAACAATTTTGATCAAGCCAATAAACTTGGAGAAGGAGGTTTTGGATCCGTATTCAGA GGAGAGCTTTCAGATGGAACTATCATAGCAGTCAAGCAGCTATCTTCCAAGTCATGCCAAGGAAACCGCGAGTTTGTGAATGAGATAGGCATGATCTCAGGTCTGAATCATCCAAACCTTGTCAAGCTTTATGGATGTTGTGTAGAGAAGAATCAGTTAATGCTCGTGTACGAATACATGGAAAATAACTCCCTTGCTCTTGCACTGTTTG GAAAGAGCTCCCTGAAATTGCAATGGGAAGTTAGACAAAACATATGCGTGGGAATTGCAAGAGGGCTTGAATTCCTCCATGAAGGATCGATGATCAGGATGGTTCACCGTGACATAAAAACCAGTAACGTGCTTCTAGACGCTGACCTTAATGCAAAGATATCAGACTTTGGATTGGCTAGGCTCCATGAAGAAGAACACACCCACATTAGCACCAAGATTGCAGGGACCGT TGGATATATGGCTCCAGAATATGCACTGTGGGGTCATTTGACTGAGAAAGCAGACGTGTTCAGCTTCGGAGTTGTGGCAATGGAAATTGTTAGTGGAAAGAGTAATATGAAACGGAAAGGAAGTGATGATCATGTCTCCCTTATCAATTGG GCTCTGACGCTGCATCAGAGAGGGGACATAATGGAGATTGTAGATCCAGTGCTCCAAGGAGATTTCAACAGCAAAGAAGCAGTAAGGATGATCAAAGTTGCTTTCCTTTGCACAAACTCATCTCCTTCCTTAAGGCCTACCATGTCAGAGGCTGTTAAAATGCTCGAGGGAGAGATCAACATAAGAGAGGTTATGTCAGATCCTGGTCTATATGGACACAATTGGAGCATCTCAAATCTTATCAACATTGATACACATGGAAGCTCGAGTGTGTCTGGTGTGGCCCATCAAACGGCAACGACAATGCAAtcctctgtttctggttctGATCTCTACCCATTTTGCAATGAATCCATGATCCTAAACTCCACAGCAGAGTTTTCCTCCTCGCCAATATGA